From Montipora foliosa isolate CH-2021 chromosome 6, ASM3666993v2, whole genome shotgun sequence, a single genomic window includes:
- the LOC138008892 gene encoding uncharacterized protein isoform X1 codes for MSVLILLFVCLNLIGVQSVWREICVEQEIELTCPPLELATRNKDYREQFWIVTDPKDSEVKEFIAYCGLNPNNCSTYSLKENIDKRIEVRTSLRGKIFVKQLRKNDALRYNCHVVRRGNKRMRVTSVNLSSSLNCLSLFAGQDINLSEASGENEISPKAVRDKWWSIIRADGEETSIVYCNATVCSDISCPAYVLRMEMKKMSLILKDVRMADKGLRIQCRIYQNDKIAPLLYNVVITNVSAIPTTDSNDTRQDAPTTEKPTRVHNTNRNSDSVASAASRSYDVTVFIFLIMLTSRSVF; via the exons ATGTCAGTACTGATCTTGTTATTTGTCTGTCTGAATTTGATCG GTGTCCAAAGTGTCTGGAGAGAAATATGCGTGGAGCAAGAGATAGAATTAACATGTCCTCCACTGGAATTagcgacaagaaataaagactATCGGGAGCAGTTTTGGATCGTGACCGACCCAAAAGATAGCGAAGTTAAGGAATTCATTGCCTATTGTGGGCTAAATCCAAACAACTGCTCTACGTATTCCTTGAAGGAAAATATTGATAAAAGGATCGAAGTCAGAACTTCCTTGCGTGGCAAAATATTCGTAAAGCAGTTAAGAAAGAACGATGCCTTAAGGTACAACTGCCACGTAGTACGTCGTGGAAACAAGCGCATGCGGGTCACTTCAGTGAACCTGAGTTCATCTTTAAATT gtttatCCTTGTTCGCTGGCCAAGACATCAACCTAAGCGAAGCATCAGGAGAGAATGAGATTTCTCCAAAAGCAGTGCGAGACAAATGGTGGTCCATAATCCGAGCCGACGGCGAAGAAACGTCGATCGTGTACTGCAACGCCACGGTATGCTCTGACATTTCCTGCCCTGCATACGTTTTAAGAATGGAAATGAAGAAAATGTCTTTAATTCTAAAGGACGTACGAATGGCTGACAAAGGATTGAGAATCCAATGCAGGATTTACCAAAACGACAAGATTGCTCCACTACTCTACAACGTCGTTATTACAAATGTCTCGGCCATTCCGACGACAG ATTCTAATGACACAAGGCAAGATGCCCCAACAACTGAGAAGCCCACAAGAGTCCACAACACAAACAGAAACTCGGACTCGGTAGCCTCTGCCGCAAGTCGCTCATATGATGTGACCGTTTTCATCTTCTTAATCATGTTAACATCTAGATCAGTTTTCTGA
- the LOC138008891 gene encoding uncharacterized protein — MRVTSVNLSSSLNCLSLFAGQDINLSEASGENEISPKAVRDKWWSIIRADGEETSIVYCNATVCSDISCPAYVLRMEMKKMSLILKDVRMADKGLRIQCRIYQNDKIAPLLYNVVITNVSAIPTTVRVHRHRTLVPKQLSTTITKMQPSSPVFCGGMLGTKRFTRARKTVTF; from the exons ATGCGGGTCACTTCAGTGAACCTGAGTTCATCTTTAAATT gtttatCCTTGTTCGCTGGCCAAGACATCAACCTAAGCGAAGCATCAGGAGAGAATGAGATTTCTCCAAAAGCAGTGCGAGACAAATGGTGGTCCATAATCCGAGCCGACGGCGAAGAAACGTCGATCGTGTACTGCAACGCCACGGTATGCTCTGACATTTCCTGCCCTGCATACGTTTTAAGAATGGAAATGAAGAAAATGTCTTTAATTCTAAAGGACGTACGAATGGCTGACAAAGGATTGAGAATCCAATGCAGGATTTACCAAAACGACAAGATTGCTCCACTACTCTACAACGTCGTTATTACAAATGTCTCGGCCATTCCGACGACAG TAAGGGTTCACAGACACAGAACGTTGGTCCCAAAGCAGTTATCTACAACCATTACGAAGATGCAACCAAGCTCTCCAGTTTTCTGCGGAGGCATGCTAGGCACGAAAAGATTTACTCGGGCAAGGAAAACCGTGAC ATTCTAA
- the LOC138008892 gene encoding uncharacterized protein isoform X2 yields the protein MSVLILLFVCLNLIGVQSVWREICVEQEIELTCPPLELATRNKDYREQFWIVTDPKDSEVKEFIAYCGLNPNNCSTYSLKENIDKRIEVRTSLRGKIFVKQLRKNDALRYNCHVVRRGNKRMRVTSVNLSSSLNCLSLFAGQDINLSEASGENEISPKAVRDKWWSIIRADGEETSIVYCNATDVRMADKGLRIQCRIYQNDKIAPLLYNVVITNVSAIPTTDSNDTRQDAPTTEKPTRVHNTNRNSDSVASAASRSYDVTVFIFLIMLTSRSVF from the exons ATGTCAGTACTGATCTTGTTATTTGTCTGTCTGAATTTGATCG GTGTCCAAAGTGTCTGGAGAGAAATATGCGTGGAGCAAGAGATAGAATTAACATGTCCTCCACTGGAATTagcgacaagaaataaagactATCGGGAGCAGTTTTGGATCGTGACCGACCCAAAAGATAGCGAAGTTAAGGAATTCATTGCCTATTGTGGGCTAAATCCAAACAACTGCTCTACGTATTCCTTGAAGGAAAATATTGATAAAAGGATCGAAGTCAGAACTTCCTTGCGTGGCAAAATATTCGTAAAGCAGTTAAGAAAGAACGATGCCTTAAGGTACAACTGCCACGTAGTACGTCGTGGAAACAAGCGCATGCGGGTCACTTCAGTGAACCTGAGTTCATCTTTAAATT gtttatCCTTGTTCGCTGGCCAAGACATCAACCTAAGCGAAGCATCAGGAGAGAATGAGATTTCTCCAAAAGCAGTGCGAGACAAATGGTGGTCCATAATCCGAGCCGACGGCGAAGAAACGTCGATCGTGTACTGCAACGCCACG GACGTACGAATGGCTGACAAAGGATTGAGAATCCAATGCAGGATTTACCAAAACGACAAGATTGCTCCACTACTCTACAACGTCGTTATTACAAATGTCTCGGCCATTCCGACGACAG ATTCTAATGACACAAGGCAAGATGCCCCAACAACTGAGAAGCCCACAAGAGTCCACAACACAAACAGAAACTCGGACTCGGTAGCCTCTGCCGCAAGTCGCTCATATGATGTGACCGTTTTCATCTTCTTAATCATGTTAACATCTAGATCAGTTTTCTGA